The Halobacterium sp. CBA1132 genome has a segment encoding these proteins:
- a CDS encoding molybdenum cofactor biosynthesis protein B, which yields MVDFQSRETRRDDDEEEAPDDGSNEPDDDPLTEESEHHEHDEDEEEHDHHHHDVERVGVAILTVSSSRSLDDDPAGDAIAAAFEADGHEVVTRELVRDSYDRVQGGIDNLADRGDVDVVVTTGGTGVTPDDITVEAAEPLFEKELPGFGELFRRLSYEEIGEKVVATRATAGVADGVPVFCLPGSENAAKLGSEEVVVPEIGHLVGLASREDT from the coding sequence ATGGTCGATTTCCAATCCCGGGAGACGCGACGGGACGACGACGAAGAAGAAGCGCCGGACGACGGCAGCAACGAGCCCGACGACGACCCGCTGACGGAGGAGAGCGAACACCACGAACACGACGAAGACGAGGAGGAACACGACCACCATCACCACGACGTCGAGCGCGTCGGCGTCGCGATTCTCACAGTATCGTCGTCGCGCTCGCTGGACGACGACCCGGCGGGCGACGCCATCGCCGCGGCGTTCGAGGCCGACGGCCACGAGGTCGTCACGCGGGAACTCGTCCGCGACAGCTACGACCGCGTGCAGGGCGGCATCGACAACCTCGCGGACCGCGGCGATGTCGACGTCGTCGTCACCACCGGGGGGACGGGCGTCACGCCCGACGACATCACCGTCGAGGCCGCCGAACCGCTGTTCGAGAAGGAGCTCCCTGGGTTCGGCGAGCTGTTCCGACGCCTCTCCTACGAGGAAATCGGCGAGAAGGTCGTCGCCACGCGCGCCACCGCGGGCGTCGCCGACGGCGTCCCCGTGTTCTGTCTCCCGGGCAGCGAGAACGCCGCTAAACTCGGCAGCGAGGAAGTCGTCGTCCCCGAAATCGGGCACCTCGTCGGACTCGCGAGCCGCGAAGACACGTAG